GACCTATGCAGGCAGTAAGGAACAGTGCGAAGAGGAAAAACCATCTGGTGTGCATTAGGTTACTCCTTTTTGTACGGCGAGGTAATGGTTTAGGTATTAAACATCGTGAAGGGCAAATGGGTTCCCTGATATGAACATTGATTGACTTTCTAAGGTCAGTCCCTTAAATTTTCTTCTCAGAAGAAATATAGTCTCACGCTTGCTGAAATGATAAAAGAAAAGCAAGTTTTGCAGCAGAAACGAAGGAGGTTCACTATGGCTGAAACAATGCTCAAAGAAGATGGTCACCTGCTTTTGCCCAAAGAAGTACTGGAGTATCTACACCTCCATCCAGGAGACCGATTGAATATTGTTATTCAAAACAATGGAGATGTGGTTATAAAATCGAATCTGCGAGATGTCCGAGATTTGAAAGGTATTTTGCCCCCCCCCTCTAAGCCGGTCTCTATTGAGGATATGAAACGGGCTATTCGTTTGCGAGGTAGTAAAAATCAATGATGGGCTTGGATACCAATGTACTCGTTCG
This window of the Gemmatimonadota bacterium genome carries:
- a CDS encoding AbrB/MazE/SpoVT family DNA-binding domain-containing protein, which gives rise to MAETMLKEDGHLLLPKEVLEYLHLHPGDRLNIVIQNNGDVVIKSNLRDVRDLKGILPPPSKPVSIEDMKRAIRLRGSKNQ